The stretch of DNA TCTCCATTCGCTCACCTCGAAGACCCAGCGCCGCTCATCAGTAGCTGTGAATCGCGACTTCCAGAACTGATTTTCGTCAAAGACGGGGCGGAAAGCTCTCGAGGCGAGTCTGACGCGTGCTACATCCAAGGTTGAGAGGTCGCAAGacacgaggaggagaagctctgGTGGCAGCTTCGCAAACGGGTCACGACTCTCCGCGTAGTGTCTGTCCATGATGGTCGGGACAGGGAATGGCGTCTCGGCCTTCCCATCGTGGAGTGTCTCGTGTTCAATGACGTTCAACGGATTGTGCTTGGCGATATTCGATGTAGGACCTTGATAATCAATGCGCAGCGTGGACAGGGCAGGGTCGTGGTGATCGTGGTCAGCCATCAAGAGCCCTCCATATCTGTGTCCCCAGTCCAAGCCTAAGTCCTGGTCGTGGGCCGGTAGGCTGTCCAGCACCGAGAACATAGTGGGAGGGTCAATCTCCTCTGGGGCAAAGACCCTCCGTGCGAGCTCCCAACAAACGACATGGACAGGGTAGCCATATCTGCCGTCGATGAAGCCTTGGAACATGACGCCTACTCGAGCGATTTCCGGTGCTCCCATGTCGGCCCAGTGCTTGGTGTAGTCGAGGGGAGCGGTCCATCGGTCGCCCGCCAGGTCACTCTTGATGCCGATGCCCGAGATTGACACCCCCAGACCGTCATGATTGGTAACTGCTCAATGTCAGCCGCGAGTAGTCCTGCCGTACGTGACCCAGCTCGAATCAAACGCACCAAGACGGAACTCTTCAAGCCAGCGCGTCGAGTACCCTTGGCGATCACGATCGCAGACGTCGTACCCGCAGACGAAGCACGCGACGTTcatgctggccgccgcgcaggttATCCCGATTCGCTTTTCGTTGCTGGGACCTTCATGAGTGTGGAATGAGTGCATAGACCATGGCCGCGTATGTGGAACAACTGGTGGTGGATATCGGTGATGGAGAGTCGGCGTGGTGGTCGGGTAGTTGATTGTTGAGATGACTGAGGCACCGCCTTTGGGGCAGCAAGGCAGATGTGACTTCAGCAGTCGGAAGCCCGCCAGCTGCCTCCTAACCACAACATGTCGACGCAGCGCAACGGGGTTGCAATAAAGCGACAGCGCAAGGAAATTATAAAACTTGATGTCTTGATTCCCTCAGACTTTAGCATCTTGTCCGTGCGCCATGGGCTTGATCGTGTTCTTGTACATGCACACCAGTCCCAAACGCCAGGCCCTTGTCCCTTGTCCCAAGCTGCCCGGCTCTCCCGAGCTCGGTACATGCGGGTATCCTATGCAATGCACGGCAAGCAAACTGCCATCAACCGTGTCCCTGCTATCGGCCACGTCCTAccatcggcctcgcccccgaCGACCTCCTCCGAAGCCtccacgcccgccaccgccaccgccggcgccgcctccagccaTGCCTTGGTCGTATCCGTACCCTCCCTGGTTGCCTCCAAATCCACCGCCGAAGTTTTGTCCTTGATTGCCTtgggcgccggcaccggcgccgccctgcatgCTGGACATCATGGCGTTCATCTGGCTGGGATCCATTTGTGATGGGTCCATGCCGGATGCCATCATCTGCTGCATCATGGCCTGCATCTCCGGCGGCATACCGTCCATGCCCGCCATacctcccgcgccgccagcgccgccgccaccgggcatacccatgccgcccatcatcatcatgctGTTGAAGTCCTCCATCATCTTCTTGTTGTTTGTAGCAAACGCGTCCGCTCCGAACTCGCCGCGTATGCTTTCCTGTTTGGCCGCGTAGAGAGCCCAAGTGAACTCGTCGAAGCCGTAGTTGAAGTAGTCGCTGATATCTGTGCCTGGCTTCCGCCAAGGCTTCTCGTTATCAGGAAGATCTGCGACCTTGTCAGCTTCCAGCTACCGGTCCCTATTGAGTCATGAATCACCTTCGTCAATGTTAACCTGAGTAATGGGTTTCCCAGTCGCGGGATAGGTTGGGTTCCCATTGACATCTATCGTAGATTTAGACGCCGCTGCAGAGGCGCGATCCGCGCTCGGTGCTGCGACGTTGGGGCCTGTTTTTGAGGGCTCATCCTTCCTAGATGGCGGAGGCTTTGCGGGCGCGTCCGTAGAGGTGGAGCGTTGTGGTATATTTCTGATTTCGCTGTACTTTGCTTGTCTAGAAGTGGAGGAGtcagcgcgacgacgatatCTCGGCCCTGCAAAGCGAGGGGCATACGTCGGGGGGGCAGCTGTGGTGCCGTCCTTGCGCTCAGTGATGATGTCAATATCCTGTGATTAGTGATTAGCTAGGCAAGCCTTGCTCGTATTCGTGGTGGTGAAGGCTTaccgagtcgtcgtcgtcctcatccatcgcgccgccctcgtcttcctcctcgccttcttccagCTCGTCCGACTTGGATTGCTGGGGCTGCTGGTTGTCGTCGAGTTGGACCTTGGGCTCTTCAGGTTCGTAcaggtcgtcgtccccgtccATTTCCATTTCGTGTTCGGCCATGGTGGTAGCGCTTGCTTGTACAGCAGTGAGAAGCAGGGTTGATGTTGTCCCACGACGTAAGTCTGGAGCTGGAAAGGTTACATGGATGGGTTGACAGCTGCCCGCAGGTGGGGAGGTACCCAGGTAATGAACCTGTCCGGGGCAGCTCCAATTGGGCCGACGTTTCTCCGGGTCGGGTGTTGACCCGCCCCAGCTCCGTCGCGTATCGCAGCCTTTATCAAACCCGGCCCGCTCAAAACTTCCAGAAGCTCTCCCACCTTCCTCCTGTCCCAGTCGTGCCACCGGTCAGCGCCTTGCCAACGTTTCCAGAAGGCCTCTACCGTGCGATTTGATTCCGTGACCCGTTGCTCGTCGCCCAATGTCTTTGGCGCGTTCAGCCAGCGTCCCTGGTGGTCTGACAATCAACACCGGCGTCGCGAACTCTCTGTAAGCGTTTTGGACTCTGCCCATCGGCCTACTCAAAGCGCCCGTCTCGCTGCGCTAGGAGTTGCACGCGCCTCAAGAGTATCAACTGATATCAAATATTCTCAGGAATACGACGGCAACTCAGCAACCGGCAGCGGGGGGCTTGTTCGGCTCTGGCAGCTCCTCTGCCAaaccaacgacgacaaccgGGGCCATGGCGTCCACCGGCGGCCTCTttggcgcagcgcagcagaaGACGGGTTCTAACTTGTTCGGCTCCTCAACTGCTACTGCCACTGCTCAGCCAAGCACGGGAGGAGGCCtctttggtggtggtggtggtggcggcggcatgacgaCCGGTGCTCAACAAGGTCAGCAAGGCACAGGCGGTGGACTGTTTGGTAGCACAGCACAACAGACGCAACCGACACAGTCGACCGGAGGTGGCCTCTTTGGGTCTGCCGCAAACCAACCACAGCAACAGAGCGGGGGCCTCTTCGGACAGtccgcgcagcagccgcaacagcagccgcaacagcagccgcaacagcagcaaagCCAGATTGGTGGAGGTCTTTTTGGGTCTTCTACAGTCGCCACTCAACCAGCAACTGGAGGTGGTCTGTTTGGACAGTCGCAGGCCTCGCAAGCCAAGCCATCGGGAGGACTTTTGTAGGTATACCTCGCCCACACGTCTTATGTGCGACTAACGATATTACCCTCAGTGGACAAAGTCAGGCGCCGCAGTCTCAAGTAACTAGCAATGTTCCTGCCGTACAAATTAACTACGACAACCTCCAACCGCGAACGAGATTCGATGACTTGGCCCAACCTGTCCAAGATGAGATTGCTCTCATTGATAAGGGAATTCAACGGGTGATCAAGATGAAGGATGAGATTGGCGAGTTCATGCCTCAACATGAGCGAGATATTGAGCAGTTGGGGCGGGATGTCAAGTTTGTCGAGTCCAAGTTCTGGACCGTGCAAGTCGCTCTGAACCGAGATATTCAGACGGTCAAGGTCCTTCAGGACATGACGAAGAAGAACATTACCGACGCGCAACTGTCGTTCAAGGCAACAGACAACCTCAAACTGCCCACTCACTACCATCAGACGGGCCTTTTTGCAGGGCCTACGCCGTCAGCCGACTCCAATCCTGCGAATGCGTCATCGGCACATGCCAGTGCGCAAGACCTCATCACGTACTTCAACCGCATCTGCGACGATGTCGAAAAGTACAAGACGCGGCTGGACGAGTACCGCGCCGAGATCGAGCGGGACATGCCCGGTGTTGAAAACGGCCTATACGAGCAGATACGCTCGCTCAAGGACCGACACGCAGCAGCTGGCGGAGGTGTACAGGATCAACTCACCCAAGTGCTTTCGGCGCTCCGGGAAACAGGCAACGCAATTGTCACGCAGGCTGGCCAGATCGCTGACACGAGGGAGCGGCTGTCGCGGCTACAAGCCGGCATTGTGGACAGCGGCGTTTATGCGTTGGGATTGAAGCGAGAGGTATGAGGGTAGAGGGCATTCCCCTGGGATCCGTCGCAGGGATTGGATATTGGTGAGCGGTGCGTGCGACCCGCTCGGTTACGCGACCGGCGCCTTGAAGGCTGGGCAGTCGGCGAGAGTTATCTCATGAAGTGCTATACCATGACGAATGGAAGATGGCCGAAGTCGTACTCGTCGGCTGCTACTTCCCCCGGCAGTAACCGTTCAGGGAGAGCCGCTAGGCGTTTCGATGTGGGATTTATTTAATCATGTCGGGGGTGGAGCAAGGTGCATTTTCAGGATGGCGATATTGGGCACTCAGAGAGGGGTGCTACTTGAGCAAGGCGGCATGATGGGCGGGCAAAACATGCGGGACGACGCCTGGCCGGCGACAAGTGATCAAGAGAATCATTTTTTGGCCTATTGCGCCAGCCGTTCCTGCAAACAGTCGTGATGCTTCTGTGAATAATGGGTATCGGCGTCCTTCTCGGCTATCATGCATCCCAATGTGCCACGGCGCTGTGTCCCCGCCGCTCAAATACTTCTTCATATCGACCGCCATAGGGGTTTCCAACCCTCTCCGCGCCACTTGTCGCTTAGTACGTCCCCTCGcccccatcgtcgtccccgtAGTCGTCGCCCATTTCGTCGCCATTATCAAAGTAATTCTCGGCGTCGTAgtcgccggcatcct from Purpureocillium takamizusanense chromosome 6, complete sequence encodes:
- the NUP49 gene encoding Glutathionyl-hydroquinone reductase (COG:U~COG:Y~EggNog:ENOG503NVIM) — translated: MSLARSASVPGGLTINTGVANSLNTTATQQPAAGGLFGSGSSSAKPTTTTGAMASTGGLFGAAQQKTGSNLFGSSTATATAQPSTGGGLFGGGGGGGGMTTGAQQGQQGTGGGLFGSTAQQTQPTQSTGGGLFGSAANQPQQQSGGLFGQSAQQPQQQPQQQPQQQQSQIGGGLFGSSTVATQPATGGGLFGQSQASQAKPSGGLFGQSQAPQSQVTSNVPAVQINYDNLQPRTRFDDLAQPVQDEIALIDKGIQRVIKMKDEIGEFMPQHERDIEQLGRDVKFVESKFWTVQVALNRDIQTVKVLQDMTKKNITDAQLSFKATDNLKLPTHYHQTGLFAGPTPSADSNPANASSAHASAQDLITYFNRICDDVEKYKTRLDEYRAEIERDMPGVENGLYEQIRSLKDRHAAAGGGVQDQLTQVLSALRETGNAIVTQAGQIADTRERLSRLQAGIVDSGVYALGLKREV
- the NUP49 gene encoding Glutathionyl-hydroquinone reductase (COG:U~COG:Y~EggNog:ENOG503NVIM), which gives rise to MASTGGLFGAAQQKTGSNLFGSSTATATAQPSTGGGLFGGGGGGGGMTTGAQQGQQGTGGGLFGSTAQQTQPTQSTGGGLFGSAANQPQQQSGGLFGQSAQQPQQQPQQQPQQQQSQIGGGLFGSSTVATQPATGGGLFGQSQASQAKPSGGLFGQSQAPQSQVTSNVPAVQINYDNLQPRTRFDDLAQPVQDEIALIDKGIQRVIKMKDEIGEFMPQHERDIEQLGRDVKFVESKFWTVQVALNRDIQTVKVLQDMTKKNITDAQLSFKATDNLKLPTHYHQTGLFAGPTPSADSNPANASSAHASAQDLITYFNRICDDVEKYKTRLDEYRAEIERDMPGVENGLYEQIRSLKDRHAAAGGGVQDQLTQVLSALRETGNAIVTQAGQIADTRERLSRLQAGIVDSGVYALGLKREV
- a CDS encoding uncharacterized protein (COG:S~EggNog:ENOG503PC1B), whose product is MHSFHTHEGPSNEKRIGITCAAASMNVACFVCGYDVCDRDRQGYSTRWLEEFRLVTNHDGLGVSISGIGIKSDLAGDRWTAPLDYTKHWADMGAPEIARVGVMFQGFIDGRYGYPVHVVCWELARRVFAPEEIDPPTMFSVLDSLPAHDQDLGLDWGHRYGGLLMADHDHHDPALSTLRIDYQGPTSNIAKHNPLNVIEHETLHDGKAETPFPVPTIMDRHYAESRDPFAKLPPELLLLVSCDLSTLDVARVRLASRAFRPVFDENQFWKSRFTATDERRWVFEVSEWRQRAHSTNQSLDWRSLYYRTSSSNGPASLQNRERIWRLLEHAREVVSLRCFQSPVEFGTWLIPDELAWDRATAEIHEGDSARDRTFTEGCRLFHTQQVLIPDNVTSLEVFLVHLGSEVYVAGLAFRAPQSETIALGYKSTRTQTVHMQGRLSGLEVSIGNRGVHGLQCVFEDGSMSQQVGRWVDVPQTGRLGTGGGPIAALEVGYDGFKIVSLAVGRAASPP
- the FIP1 gene encoding cleavage polyadenylation factor subunit fip1 (EggNog:ENOG503NYKM~COG:A~BUSCO:EOG09264OAU) codes for the protein MAEHEMEMDGDDDLYEPEEPKVQLDDNQQPQQSKSDELEEGEEEDEGGAMDEDDDDSDIDIITERKDGTTAAPPTYAPRFAGPRYRRRADSSTSRQAKYSEIRNIPQRSTSTDAPAKPPPSRKDEPSKTGPNVAAPSADRASAAASKSTIDVNGNPTYPATGKPITQVNIDEDLPDNEKPWRKPGTDISDYFNYGFDEFTWALYAAKQESIRGEFGADAFATNNKKMMEDFNSMMMMGGMGMPGGGGAGGAGGMAGMDGMPPEMQAMMQQMMASGMDPSQMDPSQMNAMMSSMQGGAGAGAQGNQGQNFGGGFGGNQGGYGYDQGMAGGGAGGGGGGRGGFGGGRRGRGRW